The following are encoded in a window of Kaistia algarum genomic DNA:
- a CDS encoding alpha/beta hydrolase, with protein sequence MADEPNKPGDGAERVERYRGMDRAMLDVAYSNRAVVTDWQAYLDRWTREGEALYAASGVERDVRYGAMPRQRMDLFLPETLDAPVCFFLHGGYWQWNDKEGQAHVARGLLGRGIGAAIGEYTLAPQATMAEICAEATDQVAFLAEELALRGRTGGLYLAGISTGAHLAALSLGRPDVRGALLISGIYDLDPIRVASLNDAIGMDRETARRFSPLHDVPAETAPVILAHGALEIPEIRRQSADYHATLIALGRDATLLSVPDTNHFSVLDQLAAPDGFLAEALSALVVRTS encoded by the coding sequence ATGGCCGACGAACCCAACAAGCCCGGCGATGGCGCGGAGAGGGTCGAGCGCTATCGCGGCATGGATCGGGCGATGCTCGATGTCGCCTATAGCAATCGTGCGGTGGTGACCGACTGGCAGGCCTATTTGGACCGCTGGACGCGCGAGGGCGAGGCGCTTTACGCCGCCTCCGGCGTGGAGCGGGACGTTCGCTATGGCGCCATGCCGCGCCAGCGCATGGACCTGTTCCTACCCGAGACGCTGGATGCGCCGGTCTGTTTCTTTCTGCATGGCGGCTATTGGCAGTGGAACGACAAGGAGGGGCAGGCCCATGTGGCGCGCGGCCTGCTTGGCCGCGGCATAGGCGCTGCGATCGGCGAATACACGTTGGCGCCGCAAGCGACGATGGCGGAGATCTGCGCCGAGGCCACCGATCAGGTTGCCTTCCTCGCCGAGGAACTGGCGCTTCGCGGACGCACCGGCGGACTCTATCTCGCCGGCATTTCGACCGGCGCCCATCTTGCCGCGCTATCGCTCGGCCGGCCGGATGTTCGCGGCGCGCTGCTGATCAGCGGCATCTATGACCTCGACCCGATCCGAGTCGCTTCGCTCAACGACGCGATCGGCATGGACCGGGAGACCGCCCGGCGATTTTCGCCGCTGCACGACGTTCCTGCCGAGACGGCGCCGGTGATCCTCGCCCATGGCGCGCTGGAGATTCCGGAAATCCGCCGCCAGTCGGCCGATTATCACGCGACGCTCATCGCGCTCGGGCGGGACGCAACCTTGCTTTCCGTGCCTGATACCAATCACTTCTCGGTTCTGGACCAGTTGGCCGCGCCGGACGGGTTCCTCGCAGAAGCGCTCTCCGCGCTGGTCGTGCGGACAAGCTAG
- a CDS encoding isopenicillin N synthase family dioxygenase has translation MPTDFILERVPVVDIAPFLTGTPAEKAAVAELVDRTNREIGFLVITGHGFDLGLLQRWFDLSKRFFEGPAAIKEAVRHAGSAVQQGYHGSASSGLAAKEGQEAPPDLREYFMIGRSDLSAPVYSSEAARPFHPDNVWPDAPAGFRETGTAYYEAVSALGADLMRLFALALKLPEDWFDDKIDHSFSILSSIYYAAQKTAPLPGQLRAGAHTDYGSLTILAPTAAPGGLQVRTLAGDWVDVPHVPGAFVVNIGDMMQRWTNDRWLSNLHRVVNPPSAVASTSPRQSIAFFLHPNYDATIECIPTCTSPGEIPKHKPIAAGQYMREKETAIATATAKK, from the coding sequence ATGCCGACCGACTTCATTCTGGAACGCGTTCCTGTTGTCGATATCGCGCCCTTCCTGACCGGCACGCCTGCGGAAAAGGCCGCGGTGGCCGAACTGGTCGACCGCACCAATCGCGAGATCGGCTTCCTCGTCATCACCGGCCATGGCTTTGATCTCGGCCTGCTGCAGCGCTGGTTCGATCTCTCGAAACGCTTCTTTGAAGGGCCCGCCGCGATCAAAGAGGCGGTGCGCCATGCAGGGTCAGCCGTGCAGCAGGGCTATCACGGCTCCGCAAGTTCCGGGCTCGCTGCCAAGGAGGGTCAGGAGGCGCCGCCGGACCTGCGCGAATATTTCATGATCGGCCGCTCCGACCTTTCGGCGCCGGTCTATAGCAGCGAGGCGGCCCGCCCGTTCCATCCGGACAATGTCTGGCCCGACGCGCCGGCCGGGTTCCGCGAGACCGGTACGGCCTATTACGAGGCCGTGAGCGCTCTCGGCGCCGATCTGATGCGGCTGTTCGCGCTGGCTCTGAAGCTCCCCGAGGATTGGTTCGACGACAAGATCGACCATTCCTTCTCGATCCTGTCGTCGATCTACTATGCGGCGCAGAAGACGGCGCCCCTGCCCGGCCAGCTCCGCGCCGGCGCCCATACCGACTATGGCAGCCTCACCATCCTGGCGCCGACCGCCGCTCCCGGCGGGCTGCAGGTGCGTACGCTCGCCGGCGATTGGGTCGATGTCCCGCATGTGCCCGGCGCCTTCGTCGTCAATATCGGCGACATGATGCAGCGCTGGACCAATGATCGCTGGCTCTCCAATTTGCACCGTGTCGTCAATCCGCCGAGCGCGGTCGCCTCGACCAGTCCGCGCCAGTCGATCGCCTTCTTTCTGCACCCGAACTATGACGCGACGATCGAATGCATCCCGACCTGCACGTCACCCGGCGAGATACCGAAGCACAAGCCGATCGCGGCCGGCCAATATATGAGGGAAAAGGAAACCGCGATCGCTACCGCGACTGCCAAGAAGTAG
- a CDS encoding methyltransferase produces the protein MDAVVGMESEAALTLRRLADAANLALLQRPGPGGGPFWDPLAAEHMAAGAPDLDAAIIRLFLGGSSVPRERLAELFGAAAVAALESAAVLQPAEGGLASPLLLASFLNQHVFAAPPPGHPRFSRDLAPYCGPESLFYGRMLAKRGPYGRHLDLCTGTGLMALLPDAEATVAVDLDPSVIPVARLNLALNLRPDIELRLGDLFSPVAGERFDLITANPPFLPQGPGGELPLCGAGGATGGEMPLRILAGVPDHLSPRGEALIYCEGFGDASGPALAASLAAICSPAHDYTGWIGSVAGADRAIFGLVALWCAAGASETQAWAHWANLARTMPASHYYSMVWQVRPGSGALSIRPLGPR, from the coding sequence ATGGATGCCGTCGTCGGAATGGAAAGCGAGGCTGCGCTCACCCTGCGCCGCCTCGCCGATGCGGCGAACCTCGCGCTGTTGCAAAGGCCCGGCCCCGGCGGCGGCCCGTTCTGGGATCCGCTGGCAGCCGAGCATATGGCCGCCGGCGCCCCGGATCTGGACGCCGCAATCATCCGCCTGTTTCTCGGTGGATCGTCCGTGCCCCGCGAACGCCTCGCCGAACTCTTCGGCGCGGCGGCCGTCGCGGCCCTCGAAAGCGCTGCGGTTCTCCAGCCGGCGGAGGGCGGCCTTGCCAGCCCCCTGCTGCTGGCGAGCTTCCTGAATCAGCATGTTTTCGCTGCGCCGCCGCCCGGCCATCCTCGATTCTCGCGCGATCTCGCGCCCTATTGCGGGCCGGAATCGCTCTTCTATGGCCGCATGCTGGCGAAGCGCGGCCCCTATGGCCGCCATCTCGATCTGTGCACCGGTACCGGGCTGATGGCGCTTCTGCCCGATGCCGAGGCGACGGTCGCCGTCGATCTCGATCCGTCGGTCATCCCGGTTGCGCGGCTGAACCTCGCGCTCAATCTGCGCCCCGACATCGAACTGCGCCTTGGCGACCTCTTCTCGCCGGTCGCTGGCGAACGCTTCGACCTCATCACCGCCAATCCGCCCTTCCTGCCGCAAGGACCCGGCGGCGAGTTGCCACTCTGCGGGGCCGGCGGCGCCACCGGCGGGGAAATGCCCCTGCGCATCCTGGCCGGCGTGCCGGACCATCTGAGCCCCCGGGGCGAGGCGCTGATCTATTGCGAGGGTTTCGGCGATGCCTCGGGCCCGGCGCTGGCAGCCAGCCTAGCCGCCATATGCTCTCCTGCGCATGATTATACCGGCTGGATCGGCAGCGTTGCCGGTGCGGACCGGGCCATCTTCGGGCTCGTGGCGCTCTGGTGCGCGGCAGGCGCCAGCGAGACCCAGGCCTGGGCCCATTGGGCGAACCTCGCCCGGACGATGCCCGCCTCCCATTATTATTCGATGGTCTGGCAGGTGCGGCCCGGCAGCGGCGCGCTTTCCATCCGCCCGCTCGGACCTCGGTGA
- a CDS encoding ABC transporter permease has protein sequence MDAPLATPRRTRHADINAPLVIGAVLLGLAILSAALAPVLAPYSPVAIDLSAVRKPPSLVHLFGTDGVGRDVFTRVLYGGRVSLTVAGIGMIGSLSVGTIMGLLGAFGGRLVEVIVSRLIDIQLAFPYVLLAIAVTSAVKPSIPVLILLMVLAGWAGAARVVRGIALQERGKDYVKAAAVLGIPKIRVALRHVLPTIVPSLVVLAAMQMAAMIVFEATLSFLGMGVQPPTPSWGGIMLDGKNYITTAWWMTSLPGVALVITSLSLVLIADGLQRRFNRKAVR, from the coding sequence ATGGACGCTCCGCTAGCGACCCCCCGCAGGACCCGGCACGCCGACATCAACGCGCCGCTCGTCATCGGCGCCGTCCTGCTCGGGCTCGCCATTCTCTCCGCCGCGCTCGCCCCGGTTCTCGCGCCCTATTCGCCGGTCGCCATCGACCTTTCGGCCGTGCGCAAGCCGCCCTCGCTCGTCCATCTCTTCGGCACGGACGGCGTCGGCCGCGATGTCTTCACCCGGGTGCTCTATGGCGGGCGGGTCTCGCTCACCGTTGCCGGTATCGGCATGATCGGCTCTCTGTCGGTCGGCACGATCATGGGCCTGCTCGGCGCCTTTGGCGGGCGCTTGGTCGAGGTGATCGTCAGCCGGCTGATCGATATCCAGCTCGCCTTTCCATACGTTCTGCTCGCCATCGCCGTGACCAGCGCGGTCAAGCCCTCGATCCCCGTCCTGATCCTCCTCATGGTGCTGGCAGGCTGGGCCGGGGCGGCGCGTGTCGTGCGAGGTATCGCGCTGCAGGAGCGTGGCAAGGATTATGTGAAGGCCGCCGCGGTGCTGGGCATCCCGAAGATCCGTGTCGCGCTTCGCCATGTGCTGCCCACCATTGTACCGAGCCTCGTCGTGCTCGCCGCCATGCAGATGGCCGCGATGATCGTGTTCGAGGCCACCCTGTCCTTCCTCGGCATGGGCGTGCAGCCACCGACGCCGTCCTGGGGTGGGATCATGCTGGACGGCAAGAACTACATCACCACCGCCTGGTGGATGACCTCGCTGCCCGGCGTCGCGCTGGTCATCACCTCGCTCAGCCTCGTCCTGATCGCCGACGGCCTGCAGCGGCGCTTCAATCGCAAGGCGGTGCGCTGA
- a CDS encoding GntR family transcriptional regulator, which yields MEDGSIEDALAARIRSAISDGKLPPGTKLPEEMLAEQWSVNRARIRTVLQRLAFEDLVELKRNRGAFVSTPGNKEARDVFEARRVIERVTTEIVTRTILTPQLNALKAQLDDRERTWVHGNRQQAIASISAFHRSLAALAHNESLAQALERLILRSALILGLYGTTDTFARASAHYGTLLAEIDRGESIVAARTMERCLFTLEKGLDLRPAAPRDIDLARVVSRTG from the coding sequence ATGGAAGACGGTTCAATCGAGGATGCCCTCGCCGCGCGCATCCGCTCGGCCATCTCCGATGGCAAATTGCCACCGGGCACCAAGCTGCCCGAGGAGATGCTCGCGGAGCAGTGGAGCGTGAATCGAGCGCGCATCCGCACCGTCCTGCAGCGCCTCGCCTTCGAGGATCTGGTGGAGCTGAAGCGCAACCGCGGCGCCTTCGTCTCGACACCAGGCAACAAAGAGGCCCGCGACGTCTTCGAGGCGCGCCGCGTGATCGAGCGGGTCACCACCGAGATCGTCACCCGCACGATCCTGACCCCGCAGCTGAACGCGCTGAAGGCGCAGCTCGACGACCGCGAACGGACCTGGGTCCATGGCAACCGCCAACAGGCCATTGCCTCGATCAGCGCCTTTCACCGTTCGCTCGCAGCACTCGCCCACAATGAATCGCTGGCCCAGGCGCTCGAGCGGCTGATCCTGCGCTCGGCCCTGATCCTCGGCCTCTATGGCACGACCGACACCTTCGCGCGGGCCTCCGCCCATTACGGCACGCTGCTCGCCGAGATCGATCGCGGCGAGAGCATCGTCGCGGCGCGAACCATGGAGCGCTGCTTGTTCACGCTGGAAAAAGGCCTCGACCTCCGCCCGGCCGCCCCTCGCGACATCGACCTTGCTCGCGTCGTCAGCCGCACGGGTTAG
- a CDS encoding GntR family transcriptional regulator — MTEEPERKPKARRSKSVASGEPPELVGLELRPAGLTAVEQAAFRKLMDAIAERRLLPGVKLVEEDLAGIFGVSRERIRRILLVLSQHDIVRLEPNRGAFVARPTFAECRDAFEGRRLIERHVVRTLAALGPARRRMIVSHLRRHTAEEDAAIALGDRLAEVRLSGEFHLKLAAFAGNARLLRMLQDIIPQMSLALAAHTHAQDLDCSIGEHGALLDAIAAGDGEAADRLLTHHLEHMEAALLHGIHDEEDSLAAALGG, encoded by the coding sequence TTGACGGAAGAGCCCGAAAGGAAGCCGAAGGCGCGGCGCTCCAAGAGCGTCGCCAGCGGCGAGCCGCCCGAACTTGTCGGGCTGGAGCTGCGGCCGGCCGGCCTTACGGCTGTCGAGCAGGCCGCTTTCCGCAAGCTGATGGATGCGATTGCCGAGCGGCGGCTGCTGCCGGGCGTCAAGCTGGTCGAGGAGGACCTTGCCGGCATTTTCGGCGTCAGCCGCGAGCGGATCCGGCGCATCCTCCTGGTCTTGTCGCAGCACGATATCGTCCGCCTGGAGCCCAATCGCGGCGCCTTCGTCGCGCGCCCGACCTTTGCCGAATGTCGCGACGCCTTCGAGGGGCGGCGGCTGATCGAGCGTCATGTTGTGCGGACGCTTGCCGCGCTTGGCCCGGCGCGACGGCGCATGATCGTCTCCCATCTGCGCCGTCACACCGCCGAGGAGGATGCCGCGATCGCGCTGGGGGATCGGCTGGCGGAAGTCCGGCTGTCGGGCGAATTCCATCTGAAGCTGGCGGCCTTTGCCGGCAACGCGCGGCTGCTGCGCATGCTGCAGGACATCATCCCGCAAATGTCGCTGGCGCTCGCCGCCCATACGCATGCGCAGGATCTCGACTGTTCGATCGGCGAACATGGCGCGCTGCTGGATGCGATCGCGGCGGGCGATGGCGAGGCCGCCGACCGGCTGCTGACCCATCATCTGGAACACATGGAAGCCGCGCTGCTGCATGGCATTCATGATGAGGAGGACAGCCTCGCCGCCGCGCTCGGCGGATAG
- a CDS encoding isopenicillin N synthase family dioxygenase — MKMTSIPVIDIAPFLEGTPEGREKVAADIRKAGEEIGFFVIRGHGVDQAMIDATYDAGSSFFRLPVEDKLTIRQPPGNIPRGYTPFKGETLAASLGKAAPGDLKEMIDIGPVDVPGGEYYSGPEAGYYFYQNLWPEKPAGFQTVMEAYYRRMNRLANDLMAIFAHALDLPENFFFDKLDKNISALRLICYPEQSEAPEPGQLRSGAHTDYGTLTILMADKAAGGLQALHRDGYWVDVMVEPGTYVVNIGDIMQIWTNDRWVSTLHRVVNPPREVADTARRHSVVFFHQPNYDSLIEALPSCFDAQHPRKYEAITYKEHWNYKWNATKAKM, encoded by the coding sequence ATGAAAATGACATCCATCCCCGTCATCGATATCGCTCCCTTCCTGGAGGGAACGCCCGAGGGACGCGAGAAAGTTGCCGCCGACATCCGCAAGGCCGGCGAGGAAATCGGCTTCTTCGTCATCCGTGGGCATGGCGTCGACCAGGCGATGATCGATGCCACCTATGATGCGGGGTCGAGCTTCTTCCGCCTGCCGGTCGAGGACAAGCTCACCATCCGCCAGCCGCCCGGCAACATCCCGCGCGGCTATACGCCGTTCAAGGGCGAGACGCTGGCGGCGAGCCTCGGCAAGGCAGCGCCGGGTGATTTGAAGGAGATGATCGATATCGGCCCGGTCGACGTGCCGGGCGGCGAATATTACAGCGGCCCGGAGGCCGGCTACTATTTCTACCAGAACCTCTGGCCGGAGAAGCCGGCCGGCTTCCAGACTGTCATGGAGGCCTATTACCGGCGGATGAACCGCCTCGCCAATGATCTGATGGCGATCTTCGCCCATGCGCTCGACCTGCCGGAGAACTTCTTCTTCGACAAGCTCGACAAGAATATCTCGGCGCTGCGGCTCATCTGCTACCCGGAACAATCCGAAGCCCCCGAGCCGGGCCAGCTCCGCAGCGGCGCCCATACGGATTACGGCACGCTGACCATCCTGATGGCCGACAAGGCCGCCGGCGGGCTGCAGGCGTTGCATCGCGACGGCTATTGGGTCGACGTGATGGTCGAGCCCGGTACCTATGTCGTCAATATCGGCGACATCATGCAGATCTGGACCAATGACCGCTGGGTCTCGACGTTGCACCGCGTGGTCAATCCGCCGCGCGAGGTCGCCGATACGGCGCGGCGCCATTCGGTCGTGTTCTTCCACCAGCCCAATTATGATTCGCTGATCGAGGCGCTGCCGTCCTGCTTCGACGCCCAGCATCCCCGCAAATACGAGGCGATCACCTACAAGGAACACTGGAACTACAAGTGGAACGCCACCAAGGCGAAGATGTGA
- a CDS encoding PIG-L deacetylase family protein yields MNVLAIGAHPDDIEMQCAGTLALYAQAGHKVFMAVATNGNVGSPTHTRAEIGAIRRKEQEASCAILGAELIWMDFDDEWLFNDRATRTVFLDAIRKAQPDVMFIHSPNDYHPDHRIAGQVAEDCRIPASVRLVETMLPHCPKIPHVFYMDNVAGVGFEPECYVDISSVIETKRAMLRCHESQDTWIRAIYENASITDLMERVSGLRGAVADCGFAEGFRELKTYPRTGSPALLPNLA; encoded by the coding sequence ATGAACGTCCTCGCCATCGGAGCCCATCCCGACGACATCGAGATGCAGTGCGCCGGCACGCTCGCGCTCTATGCGCAGGCGGGGCACAAGGTGTTCATGGCCGTCGCCACCAATGGCAATGTCGGCTCGCCCACCCATACGCGCGCCGAGATCGGCGCCATCCGCCGGAAGGAGCAGGAAGCCTCCTGCGCCATCCTCGGCGCCGAGCTGATCTGGATGGATTTCGATGATGAGTGGCTCTTCAACGACCGCGCCACGCGTACCGTCTTTCTCGACGCGATCCGCAAGGCGCAGCCCGATGTGATGTTCATCCATTCGCCGAATGACTATCATCCCGACCACCGCATCGCCGGCCAGGTCGCCGAGGATTGCCGCATCCCCGCTTCGGTCCGCCTCGTCGAGACCATGCTACCGCACTGCCCGAAGATTCCGCATGTCTTCTACATGGACAATGTCGCCGGCGTCGGCTTCGAGCCCGAATGCTATGTCGACATCTCCAGTGTGATCGAGACCAAGCGGGCGATGCTGCGCTGCCATGAGAGCCAGGACACCTGGATCCGCGCGATCTATGAGAACGCGTCGATCACCGATTTGATGGAGCGCGTCTCGGGCCTGCGCGGCGCCGTGGCGGATTGCGGCTTTGCCGAGGGTTTCCGCGAACTGAAGACCTATCCGCGCACCGGCTCGCCCGCGTTGCTGCCGAACCTCGCATAA
- a CDS encoding CapA family protein: MTAIRIALGGDILPVWPLANPPAASAAIYAHVGAADFAIGNFEMPLTDRGTRVQKLLNIRAPAAIATDVPGLGFDVVTIANNHAVDYGWEGLADTRAGLEAAGLAVIGVGETRAIAARPVYRDVGGLKVGVIAFSCLTPTGMSAAADRPGLSPIHVRTSYEIDPWYQMEEPGDPSVLKVRTEVAAEDLAFAADAVRDAKAQCDFLVVTIHWGFGSGEDLAEYQLPLGRALIDAGADVVHGHHPHAIHGIGFHQAKPIFFSAGTFIGQQVFLDASPQVHALWAGMSPDGYVASLDIEGGAIRAIRLLPTTLNEQRLPVRAEGAIADRITERIGRLSGPLGAQVEPSGGEILVRPNP, from the coding sequence ATGACCGCGATCCGCATCGCCCTCGGCGGCGACATCCTTCCGGTATGGCCGCTAGCGAACCCGCCGGCGGCGAGCGCGGCGATCTATGCGCATGTCGGCGCCGCCGATTTCGCGATCGGCAATTTCGAGATGCCGCTGACGGATCGCGGCACACGGGTGCAGAAGCTGCTCAACATCCGCGCGCCGGCCGCGATCGCCACCGATGTGCCGGGGCTCGGCTTCGATGTCGTCACGATCGCCAACAACCACGCCGTGGACTACGGCTGGGAGGGGCTGGCCGACACGCGCGCCGGGCTGGAGGCCGCTGGCCTTGCGGTCATCGGCGTCGGCGAAACACGGGCGATCGCGGCCCGTCCGGTCTATCGCGATGTCGGCGGACTGAAGGTCGGCGTCATCGCCTTTTCCTGCCTGACGCCCACGGGCATGAGCGCGGCGGCGGACAGGCCGGGTCTCTCGCCGATCCATGTGCGCACGTCCTATGAGATCGATCCCTGGTACCAGATGGAGGAGCCGGGCGACCCCTCGGTGCTGAAGGTGCGCACCGAGGTCGCCGCCGAGGATCTTGCCTTCGCGGCGGACGCTGTCCGCGACGCCAAAGCGCAGTGCGATTTCCTCGTGGTGACCATCCATTGGGGCTTCGGCTCGGGCGAGGACCTTGCCGAATACCAGTTGCCGCTCGGCCGGGCGCTGATCGATGCCGGCGCCGATGTCGTGCACGGCCACCACCCGCACGCCATCCACGGCATCGGCTTCCATCAGGCCAAGCCGATCTTCTTCTCCGCCGGCACCTTCATCGGCCAGCAGGTGTTCCTCGACGCCTCGCCGCAAGTGCATGCGCTTTGGGCCGGCATGTCGCCGGACGGCTATGTCGCCAGCCTCGACATCGAGGGCGGCGCGATCCGCGCGATCCGCCTCCTGCCCACCACGCTCAACGAACAGAGACTGCCGGTCCGCGCCGAAGGCGCCATCGCGGACCGGATCACCGAGCGCATCGGACGTCTGTCCGGCCCGCTCGGGGCGCAGGTCGAACCGTCGGGGGGCGAGATCCTCGTCCGTCCCAATCCTTGA
- a CDS encoding ABC transporter substrate-binding protein: MSDWKDDKALPRAAGLDRRRFLQAALASGVALPILGGIGSGTGVQFARAMAAEGATPTGTLTYGNAEPPTSNYWDPAAGFGLVDEQVASLVHDTLIAFDDKGVLQPSLATAWKRLSPTTVSATLRTDAKFHDGTPVTAEDVKASFDRLGLGKLAQAMLVVEGLKVDIKSPTEIEIVSPKPFGVIENAMAFVKVLPKANIDAPDNFKKGALGSGPYKFVSYTGNDVTLEANPDYWGGAPKIKTIVFRYIEDGQARINALLDGQVDILTRVSAEDIGRVKDNAGFTVVDESPPSQIVGLVQHNGPFKDVKLRQALAYAVDREAIAKSIGGGVNPVGFSALPTSTPFYQPLEPKFGYDPEKAKALVAEVNPDGVDITMATTTLVPNQIEIDQAIAASLEAVGFRPKVERLEVGAFRSSYNTYDLTLNTLASFNNDADFILGLYTGGAGEAIWHLKDDKIVELIAAQRAASGDERQAALTAAAQYLWDNQVTLYLSDEKWHFIVAGRVKDYTRAPLVGEALAAKASVS; encoded by the coding sequence ATGTCCGATTGGAAAGACGACAAGGCGTTGCCACGCGCCGCCGGCCTCGACCGGCGCCGATTCCTGCAGGCGGCCCTCGCCTCGGGTGTCGCGCTGCCGATCCTCGGCGGCATCGGCTCGGGGACCGGCGTGCAATTCGCCCGGGCCATGGCCGCGGAAGGCGCCACGCCGACCGGCACGCTGACCTATGGCAACGCCGAGCCGCCAACCTCGAATTATTGGGACCCGGCGGCCGGCTTCGGTCTCGTCGACGAGCAGGTCGCGTCGCTCGTCCATGACACGCTGATCGCCTTCGACGACAAGGGCGTGTTGCAGCCTTCGCTGGCCACCGCCTGGAAGCGCCTGTCGCCGACCACCGTCTCCGCGACCTTGCGCACCGACGCCAAGTTCCATGACGGGACGCCGGTCACCGCCGAAGATGTCAAGGCGAGCTTCGATCGCCTCGGCCTCGGCAAGCTGGCGCAGGCCATGCTCGTCGTCGAGGGCCTGAAGGTCGACATCAAGAGCCCGACCGAGATCGAAATCGTGTCGCCGAAGCCGTTCGGCGTCATCGAGAACGCGATGGCCTTCGTCAAGGTCCTACCGAAGGCCAACATCGACGCTCCCGACAATTTCAAGAAGGGCGCGCTCGGCTCGGGTCCGTATAAGTTCGTTTCCTATACCGGCAATGACGTCACGCTGGAGGCCAATCCCGACTATTGGGGCGGTGCGCCAAAGATCAAGACGATCGTCTTCCGCTATATCGAGGACGGCCAGGCTCGCATCAACGCGCTGCTCGACGGTCAGGTCGACATCCTCACCCGCGTTTCGGCGGAGGATATCGGCCGCGTCAAGGACAATGCCGGCTTCACGGTGGTCGACGAATCGCCGCCCTCGCAGATCGTCGGGCTTGTCCAGCACAACGGCCCGTTCAAGGACGTGAAGCTGCGGCAGGCGCTGGCCTATGCCGTTGACCGTGAGGCGATCGCCAAGAGCATCGGCGGCGGCGTCAATCCGGTCGGGTTCTCTGCTCTGCCGACCTCGACGCCCTTCTATCAGCCGCTTGAGCCGAAATTCGGCTACGATCCGGAGAAGGCCAAGGCTCTCGTCGCCGAGGTCAATCCGGACGGCGTCGACATCACCATGGCGACGACGACGCTGGTGCCGAACCAGATCGAGATCGACCAGGCGATCGCCGCCTCGCTCGAAGCCGTCGGCTTCCGTCCCAAGGTCGAGCGTCTGGAGGTCGGTGCGTTCCGCTCGTCCTACAATACCTATGATCTGACGCTGAATACGCTCGCCTCGTTCAACAACGACGCCGACTTCATCCTCGGCCTCTATACGGGCGGTGCCGGCGAGGCGATCTGGCATCTGAAAGACGACAAGATCGTCGAGCTGATCGCGGCGCAGCGCGCAGCCAGCGGCGACGAGCGCCAAGCGGCGTTGACCGCGGCGGCGCAATATTTATGGGACAATCAGGTGACGTTGTATCTCAGCGATGAGAAGTGGCATTTCATCGTGGCCGGGCGCGTCAAGGACTATACCCGCGCGCCGCTGGTCGGCGAGGCCCTGGCCGCCAAAGCCTCGGTGAGCTGA
- a CDS encoding ABC transporter permease — translation MSRFVVSRILQAAFIVFFIAVSVFLILRLSAGDPARIRAPVFARPDVIEQYRRDFGTDRPIPVQLASFFAGAARGDLGNSFRFQAPVTSLIAEALPKTLLLAAAALAISLTVSVILGSLAALRPRSIWGWLSSALAAFGQAAPVFWFGVILVLFFSITLRWLPSGGFAGPSSLILPAIAVSLSILPTQLRVLRASMEATLKQDFIRTARAFGLKERRIVFVYALRNACLPLITVIGVDIGYLLGGVIVAEVVFNFPGIGELALVALNARDYPLIQGITIVTATTFVIINLLIDLLYGRIDPRIRLEQP, via the coding sequence ATGTCCCGCTTCGTCGTCAGCCGCATCCTTCAGGCCGCCTTCATTGTTTTCTTCATCGCGGTCAGCGTCTTCCTGATCCTGCGCCTCTCCGCCGGCGATCCGGCCCGCATCCGCGCGCCCGTCTTCGCCCGCCCCGACGTCATCGAGCAATATCGCCGCGACTTCGGCACCGACCGGCCGATTCCCGTGCAACTGGCGAGCTTTTTCGCCGGGGCGGCCCGCGGCGATCTTGGCAATTCCTTCCGCTTCCAGGCGCCGGTGACCAGCCTCATCGCTGAGGCGCTGCCGAAGACGCTGCTGCTCGCCGCCGCCGCGCTCGCCATCTCGCTGACCGTCTCCGTCATCCTCGGCTCGCTCGCCGCGCTCCGCCCACGCTCGATCTGGGGCTGGCTCTCCTCGGCACTCGCCGCCTTCGGTCAGGCGGCGCCGGTATTCTGGTTCGGCGTGATCCTGGTACTCTTCTTCTCGATCACGCTGCGATGGCTCCCATCGGGCGGCTTCGCCGGGCCCTCCAGCCTGATCCTGCCGGCGATTGCCGTTTCGCTGTCGATCCTGCCGACGCAATTACGCGTGCTTCGCGCCTCCATGGAGGCGACGCTGAAGCAGGACTTCATCCGCACGGCGCGCGCCTTCGGCCTCAAGGAACGGCGGATCGTCTTCGTCTATGCGCTCCGAAATGCCTGCCTGCCGCTGATCACCGTGATCGGCGTCGATATCGGCTATCTGCTCGGCGGCGTCATCGTCGCGGAAGTGGTGTTCAACTTCCCCGGCATCGGCGAGCTCGCGCTCGTGGCCCTCAATGCCCGCGACTATCCGCTGATCCAGGGCATCACGATCGTCACTGCCACCACCTTCGTCATCATCAACCTCCTGATCGACCTCCTCTACGGACGGATCGACCCACGCATTCGACTGGAGCAGCCATGA